The Janthinobacterium lividum genome has a window encoding:
- a CDS encoding vWA domain-containing protein, with protein sequence MKSIRRQTGKQKGQVLIVIGLSMVVLIGSVGLAIDSGLGFIIRSKLNAAVDAASIAAARAVTQGVGEAAQRASAQAAAQKFFAANFPTGYLGATPTFNDPTVTFDAGKVTIDAAATAAVPVTLMRVLGFNLLTVSAAAQTIRKDLDLAFVMDTSGSLAPVGSTVISSAQLFLSKFNPALDRMALIHFSYGAEVDTPISKVARGFDQAGMKTTIGNFSFDGLTNSAEGMWNGRDQLNSIALANRSSLRVIVFFSDGSPNTISSVFKFKKPADCTMPGSLVTGDGTSTGTPAGLWRIDKQGTTAAGKCDQDTNIVKNLDAAALPQWYNAHNPTNLPALQEFPLITATPRAVTNDTSSNSATWINVNRASRNLLEAMATKARSEGMYVFTLGLGSELTAANGPAPSDKGEDILKCMANTPDALSRCVNAGAGQPVGIYCHAANSNELKPCFEKLASAILRISM encoded by the coding sequence ATGAAAAGCATACGCAGGCAGACTGGAAAACAAAAGGGGCAAGTGCTGATCGTCATCGGCCTGTCGATGGTGGTGCTGATTGGCTCAGTGGGGCTGGCCATCGATTCCGGCCTGGGCTTCATCATCCGCTCCAAGCTCAATGCGGCCGTCGATGCGGCCAGCATCGCCGCCGCGCGCGCCGTCACGCAAGGCGTGGGCGAAGCGGCGCAGCGGGCCAGCGCCCAGGCGGCGGCGCAAAAGTTCTTTGCCGCGAATTTCCCCACTGGCTACCTGGGTGCCACACCCACCTTCAACGATCCCACCGTGACCTTTGACGCCGGCAAGGTGACGATCGATGCGGCGGCTACGGCCGCCGTGCCCGTGACCCTGATGCGCGTGCTGGGGTTCAATTTGCTGACGGTCAGCGCCGCGGCGCAAACTATTCGCAAGGATCTGGACCTGGCCTTCGTGATGGATACCTCGGGCTCGCTGGCGCCCGTCGGCTCCACCGTCATCAGCAGCGCGCAGCTGTTTCTCAGCAAATTCAATCCGGCGTTGGACCGCATGGCCCTGATCCATTTTTCCTACGGCGCCGAAGTCGATACGCCGATCAGCAAGGTGGCGCGCGGTTTCGACCAGGCGGGCATGAAGACCACCATTGGCAACTTTTCGTTTGACGGCTTGACGAATTCGGCCGAAGGCATGTGGAATGGCCGCGACCAGCTCAACAGCATTGCCCTTGCCAACCGCTCCAGCCTGCGCGTCATCGTGTTCTTTTCCGATGGCTCGCCGAATACCATTTCGTCCGTCTTCAAGTTCAAGAAGCCGGCCGACTGCACCATGCCTGGATCGCTGGTGACGGGCGACGGCACCAGTACCGGCACGCCGGCCGGCCTGTGGCGGATCGACAAGCAAGGCACGACGGCGGCCGGCAAGTGCGACCAGGATACGAACATTGTCAAGAATCTCGATGCGGCCGCCTTGCCGCAATGGTATAACGCGCACAATCCGACCAACCTGCCGGCCCTGCAGGAGTTTCCCCTAATCACGGCCACGCCGCGTGCGGTCACCAATGATACCAGCAGCAATTCAGCCACCTGGATCAATGTCAACCGGGCCTCGCGCAACCTGCTCGAAGCGATGGCCACCAAGGCCCGCAGCGAGGGCATGTATGTGTTCACCCTGGGCCTGGGCAGCGAGTTGACGGCGGCAAATGGCCCTGCGCCCAGCGACAAGGGCGAAGATATCCTCAAATGCATGGCCAACACGCCCGATGCCCTGTCGCGCTGCGTGAATGCGGGCGCCGGCCAACCCGTCGGTATTTATTGCCACGCCGCCAACTCCAACGAGTTGAAACCCTGCTTCGAGAAACTCGCCTCGGCCATTTTGCGCATCAGCATGTAG
- a CDS encoding type II secretion system F family protein yields MTTMQMGFLGLLFIAVFAGAMFVLLLAVPDPLRQRLDSVGAAGTGGARHWLTHFVKLSRPLARLSLPEEGWETSKIRLRFMHAGLRHPSAPLLYFGAKTALAVGLPVLLFLGLSIAGVHYSGTALLLWLLLAAGFGYYLPNGWLNRRIRVRQRDIFESFPDALDLMTVCVEAGLAMDAALARVASEITLKSAVLAEELHLLTLELRAGNSKERALRNLALRTGVEDVDALVAMLIQAERFGTSIAASLRVQSEQLRTKRRQLAEEQAAKIALKLLFPLIFFIFPSLLVVLMGPAFLQIYRVLLPGMAGGN; encoded by the coding sequence ATGACTACCATGCAAATGGGCTTTCTCGGCTTGCTGTTCATCGCCGTCTTCGCCGGTGCCATGTTCGTGCTGCTGCTGGCCGTACCCGACCCGCTGCGCCAGCGCCTCGACAGCGTGGGCGCGGCCGGGACGGGCGGCGCCCGCCACTGGCTGACGCATTTCGTCAAGCTGAGCAGACCGCTGGCCCGCCTGTCCCTGCCAGAAGAAGGCTGGGAGACTTCGAAAATACGCCTGCGTTTCATGCATGCGGGCCTGCGCCATCCCTCTGCGCCGCTGCTGTATTTTGGCGCCAAGACGGCCCTCGCCGTGGGCCTGCCCGTGCTGCTGTTCCTGGGCCTGAGCATCGCTGGCGTGCATTACAGCGGCACGGCATTACTGCTGTGGCTGCTGCTGGCCGCCGGTTTCGGCTACTACCTGCCGAACGGCTGGCTGAACCGCCGCATCCGCGTGCGCCAGCGCGACATTTTTGAAAGTTTTCCCGATGCGCTGGATCTGATGACGGTCTGCGTGGAAGCGGGCCTGGCCATGGATGCGGCGCTGGCGCGGGTAGCCTCCGAAATCACGCTGAAAAGCGCCGTGCTGGCCGAGGAACTGCACCTGCTGACGCTGGAACTGCGCGCCGGCAACTCGAAGGAACGGGCCTTGCGCAACCTTGCCCTGCGCACGGGCGTAGAGGATGTCGATGCCCTCGTTGCCATGCTGATCCAGGCCGAACGCTTCGGCACCAGCATCGCCGCCTCCCTGCGCGTGCAATCCGAGCAGTTGCGCACCAAACGGCGCCAGCTGGCAGAAGAGCAGGCGGCGAAAATTGCCCTGAAGCTGCTGTTTCCGCTGATCTTCTTCATCTTCCCTTCCCTACTGGTGGTGCTCATGGGACCAGCCTTCCTGCAAATCTACCGCGTGCTGCTGCCCGGCATGGCTGGCGGCAATTGA
- a CDS encoding type II secretion system F family protein, with protein MDYSYYVFGALIFIAVVLLVTGLYQSWNNVRGPESERVARRLRVMSAGAHAGEQSTSMIKQRLLSETPALQKLLLEVPRVHALDRLLEQSGLMWSVAQWAMLVLLAFLVGLVGASLIDLPWLLRLVVAAACALLPFYYIERAKARRLQRIGQQLPDALELMSRALRAGHAFPTALKMVGEEMNAPLADEFRIAFDEVNFGIAMPDALMNLATRVPSTDVRYFVIAVLIQRETGGNLSELLDSISHIIRERIKLLGQVRVLSAEARLSAWILALLPFGAAAMIQLTNPTFLELLYRDPGGQKMLGGAMFLMLLGVIIMRKIIHIRV; from the coding sequence ATGGACTACAGCTATTACGTCTTCGGGGCCCTGATCTTCATCGCCGTGGTGCTGCTCGTCACGGGCCTGTACCAGAGCTGGAACAATGTGCGCGGGCCGGAATCGGAACGGGTGGCGCGGCGCCTGCGCGTGATGTCGGCCGGCGCCCACGCGGGCGAGCAGAGCACCTCGATGATCAAGCAGCGCCTGCTCAGTGAAACGCCGGCGCTGCAGAAATTATTATTGGAAGTGCCGCGCGTGCATGCACTCGACCGCCTGCTGGAACAGTCAGGGTTGATGTGGAGCGTGGCGCAGTGGGCCATGCTGGTGTTACTGGCCTTCCTCGTCGGCCTGGTTGGCGCCAGCCTGATCGACCTGCCCTGGCTGCTGCGCCTGGTGGTTGCGGCCGCCTGCGCGCTGCTGCCCTTTTACTACATCGAGCGCGCCAAGGCGCGCCGCCTGCAGCGCATCGGCCAGCAATTGCCGGACGCGCTGGAACTCATGAGCCGCGCCCTGCGCGCCGGCCATGCCTTTCCCACGGCCCTGAAAATGGTCGGCGAGGAAATGAACGCGCCGCTGGCCGACGAATTTCGCATCGCCTTCGACGAAGTCAACTTCGGCATCGCCATGCCGGACGCGCTGATGAACCTGGCCACGCGCGTACCCAGCACGGACGTGCGCTATTTCGTCATCGCCGTACTGATCCAGCGCGAGACGGGCGGCAACCTGTCGGAATTACTCGACAGCATCAGCCACATCATCCGCGAACGCATCAAGCTGCTGGGGCAGGTACGCGTGCTGTCAGCGGAGGCGCGCCTGTCGGCGTGGATCCTGGCGCTGTTGCCGTTCGGCGCGGCGGCCATGATACAGCTGACCAACCCCACCTTCCTGGAGCTGCTGTACCGCGATCCCGGCGGACAGAAAATGCTGGGCGGTGCCATGTTTCTGATGCTGCTCGGCGTCATCATCATGCGCAAGATCATCCATATCCGGGTGTGA
- a CDS encoding CpaF family protein, with amino-acid sequence MNGASPSLRERLGSAPGANSNTAFGAVRGGNIDNPAYQELKQHVHQSLLDRIDLEGMQRLSQEQIRDDLKVLVGRLLDEDSVVINDLERRTLVRDIQDEVLGFGPLEPLLNDPTVSDILVNTHRQVYVERHGQLELSNVRFTDDAHLMKIIDKIVSRVGRRIDESSPMVDARLPDGSRVNAIIPPLAIDGPVMSIRRFSAQPLRLSDLVEHHSLTVEMAQILQGLGKAKINILISGGTGSGKTTMLNAISGFISGTERIVTIEDAAELQMQQPHVVRLETRPPNIEGKGEVTQRALVRNALRMRPDRIILGEVRGAEALDMLQAMNTGHEGSMATIHANTPRDALTRLENMISMAASMLPGKAMRQQISAAIGVVVQVARLTDGKRKVVSIQEITGMEGEMITMQEIFTFRQTGVAQDGAVSGHFQASGVRPRFLDRLRAFGVVVPESLFDPNRQYH; translated from the coding sequence ATCAATGGCGCCAGCCCCAGCCTGCGCGAACGCCTCGGCAGCGCCCCGGGCGCGAACAGCAATACGGCCTTCGGTGCCGTGCGCGGCGGCAACATCGACAATCCCGCCTACCAGGAACTCAAGCAGCACGTGCACCAGTCCCTGCTCGACCGCATCGACCTGGAAGGCATGCAGCGCCTGTCCCAGGAGCAGATACGCGACGACCTGAAGGTCCTGGTGGGGCGCTTGCTGGACGAAGACAGCGTCGTCATCAACGACCTGGAACGGCGTACCCTCGTGCGCGACATCCAGGACGAGGTACTGGGCTTCGGCCCGCTCGAACCACTGCTGAACGACCCGACGGTATCGGACATCCTCGTCAACACGCACCGCCAGGTGTATGTCGAACGCCATGGCCAGCTCGAGCTGAGCAACGTCCGCTTCACCGACGATGCGCACCTGATGAAGATCATCGACAAGATCGTCTCGCGCGTGGGACGGCGCATCGATGAATCGAGCCCCATGGTCGATGCCCGCCTGCCCGACGGTTCGCGCGTCAACGCCATCATCCCGCCGCTGGCCATCGACGGACCCGTGATGTCGATACGGCGCTTTTCGGCCCAGCCGCTGCGGCTTTCCGACCTGGTCGAACATCACAGCCTGACGGTCGAAATGGCGCAAATCCTGCAGGGCCTGGGCAAGGCCAAGATCAATATCCTGATCTCGGGCGGCACGGGCAGCGGCAAGACCACCATGCTGAACGCGATATCGGGCTTCATCAGCGGCACCGAGCGCATCGTCACCATCGAGGATGCGGCGGAACTGCAAATGCAGCAACCGCACGTGGTACGCCTGGAAACGCGGCCCCCGAACATCGAAGGCAAGGGCGAAGTGACGCAGCGCGCGCTGGTGCGCAATGCCCTGCGCATGCGGCCCGACCGCATCATCCTGGGCGAGGTGCGCGGTGCCGAGGCGCTCGACATGCTGCAGGCAATGAATACGGGCCATGAGGGCTCGATGGCCACCATCCACGCCAACACGCCACGCGACGCCCTGACGCGGCTGGAAAACATGATCAGCATGGCGGCCTCCATGTTGCCGGGCAAGGCCATGCGCCAGCAGATCAGCGCAGCCATCGGCGTGGTGGTGCAGGTGGCGCGCCTGACGGATGGCAAGCGCAAGGTGGTGTCGATACAAGAAATCACGGGCATGGAAGGCGAGATGATCACCATGCAGGAAATCTTCACCTTCCGCCAGACGGGCGTGGCCCAGGACGGTGCCGTCAGCGGCCACTTCCAGGCCAGCGGCGTGCGTCCCCGCTTCCTCGACCGCCTGCGCGCCTTCGGCGTCGTCGTGCCGGAAAGCCTGTTCGATCCCAACCGCCAATATCATTGA
- a CDS encoding AAA family ATPase encodes MKIFIISSNEKQLAAMTALLRERHAGDDIDSAVGSLERLAGTAEMAVPDVLLLAQPVIDDADLVRIERLASRQPAMAIILQCQHQGSDFLLQAMRAGVREVLPQADQGAALNTALQRIEDKSARHVRRDGKIIAFVSCKGGSGATFLAANLAYALAQANQRVALFDLNLQFGDAALFVSDQKPAATLSHVAQQIHRLDPSFLAASMVQVTPNFSILAAPEDPGHASDIKPEHIDQLLHLARHEYDFIVLDTGRGLDAISVRALDHADMICPVVQATLPYIRDGKRLLQVFQSLEYPAGKIHLILNRHAGADEIRGRDLEAAYGQRIFHAMPNHYAVAAASVNQGVPVLKLAPGSALAKSLQECAHKLGGTRAASTPGLFSRLFQRSRPIHLRGETA; translated from the coding sequence GTGAAAATCTTCATTATCTCCAGTAACGAAAAACAACTGGCCGCGATGACGGCGCTGTTGCGCGAGCGCCACGCGGGCGACGATATCGACAGCGCCGTCGGCAGCCTGGAACGGCTGGCCGGCACGGCTGAAATGGCCGTGCCAGACGTGCTGTTGCTGGCGCAACCCGTCATCGACGATGCCGACCTGGTGCGCATCGAACGCCTGGCCAGCCGCCAGCCCGCCATGGCCATCATCTTGCAGTGCCAGCACCAGGGCAGCGACTTCCTGCTGCAAGCCATGCGCGCGGGGGTACGCGAAGTGCTGCCGCAAGCCGACCAAGGCGCCGCCCTGAATACAGCGCTGCAACGCATCGAGGACAAGAGCGCGCGCCACGTGCGGCGCGATGGCAAGATCATCGCCTTCGTCTCGTGCAAGGGCGGCAGCGGTGCTACCTTCCTCGCCGCCAACCTGGCGTATGCGCTGGCGCAGGCCAACCAGCGCGTGGCGCTGTTCGACCTGAATCTGCAGTTTGGCGATGCGGCGCTGTTTGTCTCGGATCAGAAGCCGGCCGCCACACTGTCGCACGTGGCACAGCAGATCCACCGCCTCGATCCCTCCTTCCTCGCCGCCAGCATGGTGCAGGTGACGCCGAACTTCAGCATCCTGGCAGCTCCCGAAGATCCGGGCCACGCAAGCGACATCAAGCCCGAGCACATCGACCAATTGCTGCATCTGGCGCGCCACGAATATGACTTCATCGTGCTCGACACGGGCCGCGGCCTCGATGCCATCAGCGTGCGCGCGCTCGATCACGCCGACATGATCTGCCCCGTGGTGCAGGCAACCCTGCCCTACATCCGCGATGGCAAGCGGCTGCTGCAGGTGTTCCAGTCGCTGGAATACCCGGCCGGCAAGATCCACCTGATCCTGAACCGCCATGCGGGCGCCGATGAAATCCGCGGACGCGACCTGGAAGCGGCCTATGGCCAGCGCATCTTCCACGCCATGCCGAATCACTACGCGGTGGCGGCAGCCTCGGTCAACCAGGGCGTGCCCGTGCTGAAGCTGGCGCCCGGCAGTGCGCTGGCAAAATCACTGCAGGAGTGCGCGCACAAGTTGGGCGGCACGCGCGCGGCCAGCACGCCCGGCCTGTTTTCACGCCTGTTCCAGCGTAGCCGGCCCATCCATCTTCGAGGGGAAACAGCATGA
- a CDS encoding pilus assembly protein, whose amino-acid sequence MKTFATTLPRCLLCAAAISALAGCAATTTPVLDSHFGESVTLLKQQQILYPDAVYNRDPVLGLDGKAAVSGYKLYQKSYSAPDPIPDVLTIGVSKR is encoded by the coding sequence ATGAAAACCTTCGCAACCACCCTGCCCCGCTGCCTGCTGTGCGCTGCGGCGATCAGCGCGCTGGCCGGCTGTGCCGCCACCACCACCCCAGTACTCGACAGCCATTTCGGCGAGTCGGTGACCTTGCTCAAGCAGCAGCAAATCCTGTATCCGGACGCCGTCTACAACCGCGATCCCGTGCTGGGCCTCGATGGCAAGGCCGCCGTCAGCGGCTACAAGCTGTACCAGAAATCCTACAGCGCGCCCGATCCGATTCCCGACGTGTTGACGATCGGCGTGAGCAAACGCTGA
- the cpaB gene encoding Flp pilus assembly protein CpaB, giving the protein MRNARALTMMAFAVILAFVAVIVAARWINAQASGNTNKVAVALIDISLGARIAPEMVRMVDWPSSALPPGAINDPKLLDARVTRTSIQHGEPIMESKLAPPGTQGGLSAVVGEGKRAMTVRVNDVVGVAGFALPGNYVDILVNTQDDAAKTGSGRDPSISKIVLERILVLAIAQESNRDDTKPKVVNAVTLELTPDQTEKLDLARSVGTLSLVLRNQIEDKPVNTDGATKTSLLDAKVAAQVATPAPRPVVRRHVVQGPTGPQVDVIKGLERSSQQF; this is encoded by the coding sequence ATGAGAAACGCACGCGCTCTGACGATGATGGCCTTCGCGGTCATCCTGGCGTTCGTGGCGGTCATCGTGGCCGCACGCTGGATCAATGCCCAGGCTTCGGGCAATACCAACAAGGTCGCTGTCGCCCTGATCGACATCAGCCTGGGCGCGCGCATCGCGCCGGAAATGGTGCGCATGGTCGACTGGCCCAGCAGCGCGCTGCCGCCGGGCGCCATCAACGACCCGAAACTGCTCGATGCGCGCGTCACGCGCACCAGCATCCAGCACGGCGAACCGATCATGGAAAGCAAGCTGGCGCCCCCCGGCACCCAGGGCGGCCTGTCGGCCGTGGTGGGTGAAGGCAAGCGCGCCATGACGGTGCGGGTCAATGACGTGGTCGGCGTGGCCGGCTTCGCCCTGCCCGGCAACTACGTCGACATTCTCGTCAACACGCAGGATGATGCGGCCAAGACGGGCTCCGGACGCGACCCCAGCATTTCAAAAATCGTGCTCGAACGCATACTCGTGCTGGCCATCGCGCAAGAATCGAACCGAGACGACACCAAGCCCAAGGTGGTCAATGCCGTGACCCTGGAACTGACGCCCGACCAGACGGAAAAACTCGACCTGGCGCGCAGCGTGGGCACCCTGTCGCTGGTGCTGCGCAACCAGATCGAAGACAAGCCCGTCAACACGGACGGCGCCACCAAGACCAGCCTGCTGGATGCCAAGGTCGCCGCCCAGGTGGCCACCCCCGCCCCCCGGCCGGTCGTGCGCCGCCACGTGGTGCAAGGGCCAACCGGGCCGCAAGTCGATGTCATCAAGGGGCTGGAACGCAGCTCCCAACAATTCTGA
- a CDS encoding ATP-binding protein has product MPDTYPEAPADGSIMPAMQRAPRNVAETGLPFLFLVELLVKVMFLRGQIGLPALSSHVKLGAGVLEPLLAFMRAEKLCEVQRNGYSGTDADQHYHLGDQGRLRAADYLRRNAYSGPAPVTLAHYSAQVLAQSVAHMHVTRETMMQQFHDVVACTSVLDQLGAAMNSGRALFLHGPAGSGKTYLAERLHGLLSGTIALPHAVMVDGEVLPFLDPMLHTLAADVAPPADPRWVRAWRPTVLTGGELTLDMLDLQFDPGARLYQAPPHLKANNGIFIIDDLGRQRCSPVELMNRWIVPMARRVDYMSLHTGYKFPVPFDVIVVFSSNLAPQQLADDSFLRRIGYKIHIGQLSSYHYEAVFRHVCEQFGMTFNHAAYHCLLQLHDQHARPLLACYPRDILAQLYDMARYEGRPPRLEADALHWAWNNYFGAADGSAGIQNGPAAVLHKGVSK; this is encoded by the coding sequence ATGCCCGATACCTACCCAGAAGCGCCTGCCGACGGCAGCATCATGCCGGCCATGCAGCGCGCACCGCGCAACGTGGCCGAAACGGGCTTGCCCTTCCTGTTCCTGGTGGAACTGCTGGTGAAGGTCATGTTCCTGCGCGGCCAGATCGGCTTGCCCGCCCTGTCATCCCATGTGAAACTGGGCGCCGGCGTGCTAGAACCGCTGCTGGCCTTCATGCGCGCCGAAAAACTCTGCGAAGTGCAGCGCAACGGCTACAGCGGCACGGACGCCGACCAGCACTATCACCTGGGCGACCAGGGCCGCCTGCGCGCCGCCGACTATTTGCGGCGCAATGCCTACAGCGGTCCTGCGCCTGTCACCCTGGCCCACTACAGCGCGCAGGTACTGGCGCAAAGCGTGGCGCACATGCACGTCACACGGGAAACCATGATGCAACAGTTTCACGACGTGGTGGCTTGCACATCGGTGCTCGACCAGCTGGGTGCGGCCATGAATTCAGGCCGCGCCCTGTTCCTGCACGGCCCCGCCGGCAGCGGCAAGACGTATCTGGCCGAACGCCTGCATGGTTTGCTCAGCGGAACCATCGCCCTGCCGCACGCGGTGATGGTCGATGGCGAGGTGCTGCCCTTCCTCGATCCCATGCTGCATACGCTGGCCGCCGACGTGGCGCCGCCGGCCGACCCGCGCTGGGTGCGCGCCTGGCGCCCCACCGTGCTGACGGGCGGCGAACTGACGCTCGACATGCTCGACCTGCAATTCGATCCCGGTGCCCGCCTGTACCAGGCGCCGCCGCACCTGAAGGCGAACAACGGCATCTTCATCATCGATGACCTGGGCCGCCAGCGCTGCTCGCCCGTGGAACTGATGAACCGCTGGATCGTGCCGATGGCGCGCCGCGTCGATTACATGTCGCTGCACACGGGCTACAAATTTCCCGTGCCCTTTGACGTCATCGTGGTCTTCTCCTCGAACCTGGCGCCGCAGCAACTGGCCGACGACTCCTTCCTGCGCCGCATCGGCTACAAGATCCATATCGGCCAATTGAGCAGCTACCACTACGAGGCCGTGTTCCGCCACGTCTGCGAACAATTCGGCATGACCTTCAACCATGCCGCCTACCACTGCCTGCTGCAGCTGCACGACCAGCACGCGCGGCCCCTGCTGGCCTGCTATCCACGCGACATCCTGGCCCAGCTGTACGACATGGCGCGCTATGAAGGCCGACCGCCACGGCTCGAAGCCGACGCGCTGCACTGGGCCTGGAACAATTATTTCGGCGCCGCCGACGGCTCCGCCGGCATACAGAACGGACCGGCTGCGGTCCTGCATAAAGGAGTATCAAAATGA
- a CDS encoding isoprenylcysteine carboxylmethyltransferase family protein, translating to MTIWPAARYLLVFGCVLQIAGLLSLNRSFGLVVAQRNIKTHGMYRFVRHPVYASYVVSSTAYLLSNASPGNTAVYAAAMLLLVLRLLREERFLSTDVRYRVYMRQVKYRLLPFIF from the coding sequence ATGACCATATGGCCCGCCGCGCGCTACCTGCTGGTATTCGGCTGTGTCCTGCAGATCGCCGGCCTGCTGTCGCTGAACCGCAGCTTCGGCCTGGTGGTGGCGCAGCGCAACATCAAGACGCACGGCATGTACCGCTTCGTGCGCCATCCCGTGTACGCCAGCTATGTGGTGTCGTCAACGGCATATCTGCTCAGCAATGCATCGCCCGGCAACACGGCCGTCTATGCGGCCGCCATGCTGCTGCTGGTGCTGCGCCTGCTGCGCGAAGAGCGCTTCCTGTCCACCGACGTGCGTTACCGCGTGTACATGCGGCAAGTGAAATACCGGCTGCTGCCCTTCATCTTCTGA
- a CDS encoding A24 family peptidase, producing the protein MNAHLGMLLCLATLAGLLAAALWHDLRSRRIPNRLVLCGTLLGLLLNAAMPAGSGLFDPTFGGLGLLPALAGAGAGLALLLPMYLLRALGAGDVKLMAMCGAFLGPQGVLEAVLLTFLAGGVLALAAALAGRRLRLVLKNTYDMLLGALLHSLAGGVASIAEPPAASGRLAYAFAIASGTGLQLFLHYTQLWSLR; encoded by the coding sequence ATGAACGCCCATCTTGGCATGCTGCTGTGCCTGGCCACTCTGGCCGGCCTGCTGGCCGCCGCCCTGTGGCACGACCTGCGCAGCCGCCGCATCCCCAACCGCCTGGTGCTGTGCGGCACGCTGCTTGGGCTGCTGCTGAACGCTGCCATGCCTGCAGGCAGCGGCCTGTTCGACCCCACCTTCGGCGGCCTGGGCCTGCTGCCGGCGCTGGCCGGCGCCGGTGCCGGACTGGCCCTGCTGCTGCCCATGTATCTGCTGCGCGCCCTGGGCGCCGGCGACGTCAAGCTGATGGCCATGTGCGGCGCCTTCCTGGGGCCGCAAGGCGTGCTCGAGGCGGTACTGCTGACCTTCCTGGCCGGCGGCGTGCTGGCGCTGGCCGCCGCGCTGGCAGGGCGGCGCCTGCGCCTGGTCCTGAAAAATACCTACGACATGCTGCTGGGCGCCTTGCTGCACAGCCTTGCCGGAGGCGTTGCCAGCATCGCCGAACCGCCGGCCGCCAGCGGCAGGCTGGCGTATGCCTTCGCCATCGCCAGCGGCACGGGATTACAACTTTTCCTCCATTACACGCAACTGTGGAGTTTGCGCTGA
- a CDS encoding phosphatase PAP2 family protein, protein MTIPSSLRASLHSHRALLLLVLAYTAVVLLLAGSKPTRHEIAPLLASFALAALTGPVFLLCAWTGYVMCMLRPARLCHFLYHELRRHLHRERLLHALPALLLVPLFALSFTTFKAAIPRLHPFDWDVRLSAIDIALHGGTAPWAWLQPLLGHPLLTGLLNVAYHFWFLLFYALLYWLILDTRHRLLRMQFLLSFTIAWIVLGSVAAMLFSSAGPCYYGHLHANDPYAPLMAYLQESNHSIPVWALKVQDMLWQGYQSGGTVGELGISAMPSMHVATSVLMALVAWPIRRAAGIALAAFAVLIMLGSVHLGWHYALDGYVGTAGAIVIWQAVGLALRRSAAAASPQLDIAPCLNKKGLTP, encoded by the coding sequence ATGACTATCCCCTCGAGCCTGCGCGCCTCGCTGCACAGCCACCGTGCGCTGCTGCTGCTGGTGCTGGCCTACACGGCCGTGGTCCTGCTGCTGGCCGGCAGCAAACCGACACGCCACGAGATCGCCCCCCTGCTGGCAAGCTTTGCCCTGGCCGCGCTGACCGGCCCCGTCTTCCTGCTGTGCGCCTGGACAGGCTATGTGATGTGCATGCTGCGTCCCGCACGCCTGTGCCATTTCCTGTACCACGAACTGCGCCGCCACCTGCACCGCGAGCGCCTGCTGCATGCGCTGCCTGCGCTGCTGCTCGTGCCCCTGTTCGCCCTCAGCTTTACCACGTTCAAAGCCGCCATTCCCCGCCTGCACCCGTTTGACTGGGATGTCCGCCTGTCGGCCATCGACATCGCCCTGCATGGTGGCACGGCGCCGTGGGCTTGGCTGCAGCCTCTGCTGGGCCATCCCCTGCTGACGGGCCTGCTGAACGTCGCATATCACTTCTGGTTCCTGCTGTTTTACGCGCTGCTGTACTGGCTCATCCTCGATACCCGGCACCGCCTGCTGCGCATGCAGTTCCTGCTCAGCTTTACCATCGCGTGGATCGTCCTGGGCAGCGTGGCAGCCATGCTGTTTTCCTCCGCCGGACCCTGCTATTACGGCCACTTGCATGCCAATGATCCGTATGCGCCGCTGATGGCCTACCTGCAGGAAAGCAACCATAGCATTCCCGTCTGGGCCCTGAAGGTGCAAGACATGCTGTGGCAGGGCTACCAGAGCGGCGGCACCGTTGGCGAACTGGGCATTTCCGCCATGCCCAGCATGCACGTGGCCACCTCCGTACTGATGGCCCTGGTCGCCTGGCCCATCCGCCGCGCCGCCGGCATCGCCCTGGCCGCCTTTGCCGTGCTGATCATGCTCGGCTCGGTCCACCTGGGCTGGCACTACGCGCTGGACGGTTACGTGGGGACGGCAGGGGCCATCGTGATCTGGCAAGCGGTGGGCCTGGCCCTGCGCCGCAGCGCCGCAGCAGCCAGCCCGCAGTTGGACATCGCGCCCTGCCTCAACAAGAAAGGGCTGACGCCATGA
- a CDS encoding Flp family type IVb pilin, with protein MNSLLSCLYEETAVTALEYALLAGLLAVVILAAVTLAGDSLALLFTTIKDQVVLALS; from the coding sequence GTGAACTCTCTGCTGTCCTGCCTGTACGAGGAAACTGCCGTCACCGCACTCGAATATGCGCTGCTGGCCGGACTGCTGGCCGTGGTCATCCTGGCTGCCGTCACCCTGGCCGGTGACAGCCTGGCCCTGCTGTTTACCACCATCAAGGACCAGGTCGTCCTGGCGCTGTCATGA